The DNA region TTATGCTTGGCTGCACGAGCATAAGCACCACACAACCCACAGTCACGATTGCAAACCACACATTTTATGTTGACCTTGCAAAAAGCGCGTTTGAAAAAAACACGGGATTGAGTAATCGTTACACGCTTGCACAAGATTGGGGCATGCTTTTTGTGTATGAAGAAGAGCAACAGGTGCGCTACTGGATGAAAGATATGCGCTTCCCACTTGATATTATGTGGCTTGATGAAAACCGCACTATCACACACCTTGTTGAAAACGCGCCTGCATGCAAAACAGCGTGCCAAATATATGACGCAAATGCAACCTACATTCTTGAAGTGAACGCAGGAATCATTCAAGCACTCAATGTGAGCACAGGAGATATGGTCATGTTTCACTTTGTTGAAAACTAATGGCGTTGGCGATGATTTCTTCCATGAGCTACTCTGCTGCGGCTCTGGTTTCTATGGTGTTTGCGCGGGCCAAAATTGCGTCGTCTTTCCTCATCGCCATGCTCAAGGGCCACGCGCTGCACATAGGGTGTTTGAACGCGCTCAATGTGAAGGTCATTTTCGTGGAGAACGTGCGAAAACTTCTCATGGTCGCGAGCAGAAAGCAGATTAATTGCAATACCTGCTTCACCTGCGCGGGCAGTTCTGCCAATACGATGCACGTACTGGTTTGCCTCGTCAGGAATGTCAAAATTGTAGACGTGGGATACGCCAGAAATATCAAGACCGCGCGCAGCAACATCAGTGCACACAAGCACGAGTTCTTCGCCAGTATTGAATTCCTCCATCACATTTGAGCGACGATTTTGCGAGAATCCGCCATGAATCGCTTTTGCGTCAATGTCTTGTTTTTTAAGGCTTTTTGCAACGCGGTCAACCATTCTTCGGGAATTACAAAATACCATCACAAGGCCTGATTTTTCTCGTTTGAGCAAGTACACAAGAACAGACAGTTTCAGTCCATCCTCAACATCGTAATAGATTTGATGAAGCTTTTTTGGGTCAACAAGTGTGCTTGCAATAACGCGCACAGGATTATTCATATGCTTTTGAGACAAGTGTACTACGTCCTCAGTGATGGTTGCAGAAAAAAGCATGGTTTGACGTTCTTTTGGCGTTTTTGAAATGATTCGCTCAACATCGTCTTTAAAGCCCATATCAAACATTTTGTCTGCTTCATCGAGCACGAGAAAACGCGTATTTTGAAGATTAATAGTTCTTCGTGACACGTGGTCGAGAATCCGGCCCGGCGTGCCAACAACTACGTCAGCGCTTTGTAATTTTCTTATTTGCGGCTCAATACCCACACCACCATACACGGCGATTACTGAGAGTTTTGTGTGTTTTGAAAATGCCTTAATTGCGTTACAGACTTGTTCTGCAAGCTCGCGTGTTGGCGTGAGAACCAGCGCTTGCACGCTGCCTGAACGCGTTGTATTTTGGATAATTGCTGATGCAAATGCAAGTGTTTTTCCAGAACCTGTTGCTGAGGCGCCAATAATGTCTCTTCCTGAGACTATGAGTGGAATTGTTTTTTCCTGAATCTCTGTTGGTTTTTCAAAACCGTGTTCGTTAATTGCTGTTATAAGGGCGTTTTGTACGCCTAATTCTTTAAATGTTGTCATAGTTAATTATATCATTACTAGTTGATTATTCCTCTTTTTTTGAGTGAAAGAAGCAGAAAAAGCACGCGAATTGTGTTGTCCCGCTAAATCCTACAAGAGAGGAACACACTAACGCGCTTTATAAGTCTTGCGTATCCTGTTTTTTCAATAATGAATAGGTAATGCTCTTTTCAAACAG from archaeon CG10_big_fil_rev_8_21_14_0_10_43_11 includes:
- a CDS encoding ATP-dependent helicase produces the protein MTAINEHGFEKPTEIQEKTIPLIVSGRDIIGASATGSGKTLAFASAIIQNTTRSGSVQALVLTPTRELAEQVCNAIKAFSKHTKLSVIAVYGGVGIEPQIRKLQSADVVVGTPGRILDHVSRRTINLQNTRFLVLDEADKMFDMGFKDDVERIISKTPKERQTMLFSATITEDVVHLSQKHMNNPVRVIASTLVDPKKLHQIYYDVEDGLKLSVLVYLLKREKSGLVMVFCNSRRMVDRVAKSLKKQDIDAKAIHGGFSQNRRSNVMEEFNTGEELVLVCTDVAARGLDISGVSHVYNFDIPDEANQYVHRIGRTARAGEAGIAINLLSARDHEKFSHVLHENDLHIERVQTPYVQRVALEHGDEERRRNFGPRKHHRNQSRSRVAHGRNHRQRH